AATATAGGATTACCTGTTATTGTTGCAGATATAGAATCCAATAATAATGATATTTTAAATATTGACTTGGAAGAAGGCATAATTAGAAATTTAAACTCAAAAAAAACAGTTAATATTCAACCATTTAAAGAATTCATGCTTGAAATTTTAAAAGATGAAGGATTAGTAAACCATTATCTCAAATCAAAAGATAAATAACTTTTTAGCCTAAATTACGCATTTTATCAAATTAATTTTAATTTAAATAGGTTAAAAGATGAATACATAATAAACTAGAATTTATATTAATTTATTAATTATTTAGGGGAAAATAAAATGAAATGTCCACAATGTAGTTGTGAAAACTACGAAATTTTAAAATCAAAGGGTAAACATTCAAAAGAACTTCTTTTGAAATGTGAAGAATGTGGTAATATCTACAGAGAAGTTATAACCCGAGAAAAACCGATAGAAATCAGAATTGTTATAAGTGAATTTGAATCTTCTAAAAAAGATTTTATAAAGCTCTATCCCGACGAAGAACTCCAGGTTGATGATATACTGGAAATTGAAGGGAAAGAAGTGGTAATTACATCAGTTGAAACAAAAAGAGGATCAAGAATCTATAGAAGTTTAGTATCTGATATAGAGACAATATGGGCCTCCTCACTTGATATTCCGGCAAGAGTCGGGATTTCAGTGGATTTTGGGGGAAGAGTTCTCTCAAAAAAGGTTGATGTAGACAGAGACTTTGAATTTAACATTGGAGATGTAATTAAACTTGGAAATCTTCTTTTAAAAATAAATTCATTAAAAACAATTGAAAGAAAGCTTAGAAGAGGATTTGCAAGGGCATCGGTAACTAAAAGAGTTTATGGAAAACCATTAGAAAGTGGAGTAAGATATAATTATGATTTAAGCTCTAAAATAGTACAAAGCCCTGAGAAGGAAGAGTAAGATATAATTATAATTTAAGTTCTAAAATAATATAATGGAAAAAAGAAAAAAGCTTGTTCAAACACTTTCAGATTATGGTTATATAAAAACAGAGAAAGTAATGAAAGCTATGATATCAGTTCCAAGAGAAGAGTTTTTACCAGCCTCAAACAGGTCTTATGCTTATGTAGATCAGCCGTTACCAATAGGTGAAGGCCAAACAATTTCAGCACCCCATATGGTGGCAATAATTTGCGAACAGCTAAAACTTGAAGAGAAAATGGAAGTTTTAGAAATTGGAACAGGTTATGGATACAATGCAGCAGTGGTTGCAGAGATTTTAGGGCCAAATGGACATGTTTATAGCATAGAACGTATCAGTTCACTTGCAAAAACTGCAAAAGAAAATCTTGAAAGAACAGGCTATGCTGATAGAGTAACAGTAATTTTAGGAGATGGAACTAAAGGATATAAAGAAAAAGCTCCCTTTGATAGGATATATGGGACTGCAAGTGCACCATCGGTACCAGAACCATTAAAAGAGCAACTTAAAATTGGTGGAATACTCTTAATTCCTGTAGGAACACAAGCATACTTTCAAGAACTTGTTTGTATTGTTAGGGAGTCAGAGAATAGATATAAAGAGAAAAATAAGGGCAGTGTTGCATTTGTTCCAATGATTGGTAAACATGGCTGGCCAGAAAAATAGGTTTATAATTTAAATAAATCTTATTTATAAATTAATTTTAGATATAATATTTTTATATAAAACTAATTTTATGATATATAACTCATTTAATTAATTTAACATTAAAATAACATTTTAAATTAAGGATTTAGATAAAATGAAGGTTTACATAGAAACATTTGGCTGCACATTTAACCAGGGAGATTCACAGATAATGGCAGGACTATTACAAGAAAAAAATGCCCAAATAGTGGAGAAACCAGAGAATGCAGATATAATAATAGTAAACACATGCTATGTTAAACATCCCACTGAACAAAAAGTTCTAAACAGGATAAAAAAGGTTCAAGAACAGTTTCCAAACAAAAAACTTATTATTTCAGGATGCATGGTGGAGATTGATCAAGATAAGTTGGAGAAGGCTGCACCAACTGCAGGATGGATTGGACCACGTCAAATTAAATCAACTGTGGATGTTGTAGAATCATGTTTTGAAGGGGAAAGTGCAAGGATCACTGGTCATGGAAATGATATAAAAGCAGGCCTCCCAAAAACACGTTTCGATCAAATGGTACATATATCGCAAATATGTGAAGGGTGCAATGGTAGATGTACCTACTGCTGTACGAGGTTTGCACGGGGAAAATTACAAAGCTACTTTTCAAATACAATAAAAAATGAAATTGAAGAAGCAATAAATGAGGGGTGTGTTGAAATCCAACTTACAGCCCAGGATACCGCTGCTTATGGAAAAGATACAGGGGAAACATTAGCTGAATTAATAAACAAAATTACATCTATTTCAGGTGATTTCAGATTAAGAATAGGGATGATGCACCCAAAAAGCATGATTGGCCATTTAGAAGAATTAATAGATGCTTTTAAACATAAAAACGTTTATAAATTTTTACACATCCCTATTCAAAGTGGTAATGACCAGGTATTAAATGATATGAACCGTGAACACACTGTAAATGAATTCAAAGATATAATTTCTAAATTCAAAAAAGAAATTCCTGAAATTTCCATAGCCACTGATGTTATAGTGGGTTATCCTACAGAAACTGATGAATCATTTGAAGATACATTAAATCTAATAAATGATATTAAACCAAATTTTATCCATATTTCAAAATACAGGCACAGGCCAATGACAATATCATCAACACTACCTGAAATCTCTTATGATGTGATGAAAAAGCGTTCTAAAGCGTTAAATGATTTAAAATCAAAAATATTGTATGAAAATAATTTGAGTGAAATTAGCAAAATTTATGAGATATTAATTACTGGAAAAGGTAGTAAAGGCGGTTATATTGGAAGAACAAACTTTTACAAGCCAGTAATAGTTGAAAATGCTCGAATTGGTAGTTTTGTAAATGTTAAAATAGAAAAAGCCACTTCTACATACTTAAAAGGCTCTATTTTGTAATTTAATTTATAAATATTCTTAATTTACTCTTTTTTTATCAATTATCTCTTGTCTTTAAAAGAGGGGACTTAATGTCAATTAAATGATATAACTTACTACTTTTTCTTAAAGGGTTAATATAAACTTTTTGATTTTTTTCTAATAGTAAAAGTAATAATATATGTAAATACTATCAGAATTAGTGATGTTATGCCGTACATTATCTGTGAAAGTTGTGGTGGATATTATAAACTACAGGAAAACGAATCATTAGATGAATTTGAACAATGTCAATGTGGAGGATCCTTGAGCTATGCAGAATCCGCCCATGAATTGTTAAATAAGAATAAAAGCACAATTAAATGTCCAGGATGTGGTAGGGAATCTGATGAAGGAGTATTTTGCCCATATTGTGGAAATATATTGGATAAAAAAGAAAGCACAAGATACAATGAGAATTTCTTATTCCACAAAATAGAAGCTAAATCACCAAAAACACTTTTTGGAGGCAGGAAAGTAACCAGTACCGATCCAAAAGACTGGTTTATTAGGGACCGACTTAGAGTGAATACTAATGGTAATTATTTTAGGGAAGAAGTACATTCTTCATTTGATCGTCATGAAAATGGAGGTCCAGGTATAATCCATTCATGGAATCCTGTTATTTTAATTCAAGATATAGCAAGCGGCCATGAAAACAGCTTTATAAATTTATTAAAAACTAAAATTAACATCATAGCGGGATATCTATTTTATTTATTTTCAGCAGTGTCAGCATACATCCTTTTTGGAAATGATGGATTCCAATTAACAGTAGCGTCTGCGCTTATTGCAGGTATAATAACATCATTTTTTGCAAATAATAGAGAAATTTCAGATATATTCTTTGACGTGATGGTTTTAGCAGGACTTTGCATTTTAACTCCAATTATAGTAACATTCATAGCATTAAGATATTCAATAACCAATGTTCCTGGCAGTGACTTAACATCGATTAGATTAATCTTAATATTGCTATTTTACGGTGGAACAGCAATTATTGGAGGAATTATAGGGAATTTTATCAGAAAAAATGAATAAAAAACAGCTTAAATTATTTAATTAGTTATATTCTCTTTAATAAAAATCAGAAAATATTATTTACAAAAATTAGGGAGCAGTGCGTAAAATATGTCGATTATTGGATGCGATAGATGCGGCGGACACTATGAACTGGAAGAAGGGGAATCACTGGAAGATTTTGAAAGTTGTCAGTGTGGCGGAAACTTAAATTATGTAGATTTTAAAAGACAGACTTTTAAAGGGAAAAAACAAATCCAATGTCATGTATGTGGATTATCACATGAAAAGAGGGCAGTGATATGTTCTAAATGTGGCACTATCCTAAGAAGAGGATCAAATCATTATTCACGTGGAAGACATGATTATACTCATGTTTTAGAGCAAGGTGGACAAAAAGGTCTTTATGACCGAGTAGAATTTTGGGGAATTGCATCAGGCGTTATATTTTTTATAGTTACCCAAATACTGAGCAATATATTCATTTTTGGAGGACTATTAAGACTGGCAACTCAAAATTCAAATGAATCAGCCATATTTGCATTTTTTAGTGGATCTCTATTAGTATCTGTTAGTATAATGATATTATCTGGATTTATAGCTGTAACTACAATAAAAACTGATGATTACATATCTGGAGTAATAAACGGAGGCCTTGTAGGAGCTTTTATAGGGCTTTTTGCTGGAACGCTGGCTTTAGTCTTCATAACATTCTTTGCAGGAATATTAGGCTATGAAAATGCAGGAATTATAATGGGATTAATAGGATTAGTGGGAGACATAGTAATTTACGGGGCCTTAACGGCTTTTGGAGGAGTAGCTGCTACTTATGTGAGGCGACACACTTCACTAATCTAAATTTTAAAAATAGATCTATTAATGAAGTCTTATTATTGATTTTCATTAAAAATAAATCTTTTTATTTTTTTCTAATAGTAAATAACATTATTATTTTAAAAGAATATTAAATCGTGATTATATGTCTTATGTAGTATGTGAAAAATGCGGTGGTTACTACGAATTAGAGGAAGGGGAATCTCCTCATGATTTTGATCTATGTCAATGTGGTGGTAACTTAGAATATATGGATGGAATACATCAAGAAAGCGAAAAAGAAGATAAACCTAAACTCCTCTGTTCAAATTGTCTTGAAGAAAACTTTGATGGTATATATTGTTCTAAATGTGGTGGAAAATTAATTGCAGTAAAAAATGGTAAAGCAATAAGTAATATTAATTTTGATGAATCGAAAGAGTTAGAAAAATTATCTAGAAATGCTTCTAAGAAAGATAAAAAGGACGTTACTGTTTATAAAGAATCTGCTGATATATTTGAAAGGATAAACTGGTTAGGAGTTCTGGCAGGGGTTGGATTTTTCATTATTAGCGTATTTCTATCTGCGTTCATTTTAGTGTTTTCTTCTTTTAGTAGCAGTTCTTATGGATATCCTGACTATTCTGAATTTATATTTGCATTTATGGCCCTTATTCTACTGGGATTATTTTTAGCAATAATTTCTGGTGGTTTAGCAGCTTACATAAGTAAAAGTAGAGATTATGTTGATGGATTAATAAACGGATTTTTAGTAGGTCTAATTTTTTCAGTCATTTTAGGGATTTTTGGAGGAATTCTATCCATATTTGTAGGAATTGTTGTATATGGGGCATTAACGGCAGTTGGTGGAGCAATAGGGATATTTTTAAGGAATAAATTTGTTGATTAGAACTTTTCAGTTTAATTTAAAAGTGATTTTATGAGTTATATTATCTGTGATAAATGTGGAGGATATTATGAATTAAAGGAAGGGGAGTCTCCTGATGAATTTGATTCATGCCAGTGCGGCGGAAAACTAAGATATGCCAATTATTTATATGGGAAATCTTATGATTCTAACGAATCAGAAAATAAAATAAAAGAAAAGATTTCGGGTTTTTGGAATAAACAAAATAGAAATGGTAAAATTGTACTTATTCTTTTGGGATTATTTTTAGTAGTTTCATCTACATTAGGGGTTTTAGGTAAAATTTACCCAGATACGTCTACTGCACAGGGTTATTTAGATTATCATAATGAAAAAATTAGTGAATCTACAGAAATATTGAAGGATATACTTCAAAACCAAAAAGATTATGCTTCGTATCAAATTTCTGAAGATGAAGTAGTGCAGCGCCTAAATATCGATAAGCAAAAGACAGATGTTTTAGTACATGATTTAGAAACTATTAAAGTTCCTTTACAATATAAAAAGCATCGAAATCTTGTAGTTTCATCCCTAAAAGATGATTCTGCAGCCACAGCAACATTAATTGATGCAATTAAGAATCACGATCCTGTGGCTTATGATACATCAGTTTCATTAAGGAGAAGCGCTCTGGATAAGATGGAACAGGCAGTAGCTGAACTTAAAAGGATAAACAACATAAAATAGTGATAAAATGCCTTATTTAATCTGTGAAAAATGCAGTGGATGTTACGAGCTTCAAAAAGGAGAATCTCCTGATGATCATCAAAACCTATCAAAATCTTCGATTTTGATGCAGCAAAAACAAAGTTTTTGCAAGCTTCGATTT
This portion of the Methanobacterium sp. genome encodes:
- a CDS encoding tRNA (N(6)-L-threonylcarbamoyladenosine(37)-C(2))-methylthiotransferase, which translates into the protein MKVYIETFGCTFNQGDSQIMAGLLQEKNAQIVEKPENADIIIVNTCYVKHPTEQKVLNRIKKVQEQFPNKKLIISGCMVEIDQDKLEKAAPTAGWIGPRQIKSTVDVVESCFEGESARITGHGNDIKAGLPKTRFDQMVHISQICEGCNGRCTYCCTRFARGKLQSYFSNTIKNEIEEAINEGCVEIQLTAQDTAAYGKDTGETLAELINKITSISGDFRLRIGMMHPKSMIGHLEELIDAFKHKNVYKFLHIPIQSGNDQVLNDMNREHTVNEFKDIISKFKKEIPEISIATDVIVGYPTETDESFEDTLNLINDIKPNFIHISKYRHRPMTISSTLPEISYDVMKKRSKALNDLKSKILYENNLSEISKIYEILITGKGSKGGYIGRTNFYKPVIVENARIGSFVNVKIEKATSTYLKGSIL
- a CDS encoding protein-L-isoaspartate O-methyltransferase, with translation MMEKRKKLVQTLSDYGYIKTEKVMKAMISVPREEFLPASNRSYAYVDQPLPIGEGQTISAPHMVAIICEQLKLEEKMEVLEIGTGYGYNAAVVAEILGPNGHVYSIERISSLAKTAKENLERTGYADRVTVILGDGTKGYKEKAPFDRIYGTASAPSVPEPLKEQLKIGGILLIPVGTQAYFQELVCIVRESENRYKEKNKGSVAFVPMIGKHGWPEK